In a single window of the Antennarius striatus isolate MH-2024 chromosome 3, ASM4005453v1, whole genome shotgun sequence genome:
- the rgmb gene encoding repulsive guidance molecule B, with translation MGRAGCCCRGAERLASPSLVRRFRPLLLLIIALCCGAHIGQCQVSAPQCRIQKCTTDFVFLTSHLTPAVDELHIEFCKALRAYSACTQRTAKSCRGNLVFHSAVLGISDLMSQRNCSRDGPTSSTHPEIQHEPCNYHSRTQHAHAHSHVHAHTHSQAHSHSHEHARPGYLFCGLFGDPHLRTFKDSFQTCKVEGAWPLIDNNYLSVQVTNVPVVPGSSATAPNKITIIFKPYEGCTDQRVYQAVTDNLPAAFDDGTISSGDPIHTFAGADGASGKVRALWISERSPGRHVELHAGYIGVTVIVRQLGRYLTLAVRIPEELARAYDATQDLQLCLNGCPSGERIDRAGHLPLPLSPPAVGLQLQQLRRPSYSSQTQAFPFNSIQVFGLEVAKERCREQLEVQDIYYHSCVFDLLTTGDANFTVAAYSALKDMESLHPHRDRWRIYPRGSATPTLHSQPMKHLALLLACALSVTLS, from the exons ATGGGGAGAGCCGGATGCTGTTGCCGCGGGGCTGAGCGCCTCGCTTCGCCGTCTCTGGTGCGCCGGTTTCGGCCACTACTCCTGCTGATCATCGCTCTCTGTTGCGGTGCTCACATAG GTCAGTGCCAAGTTTCCGCCCCTCAGTGCCGCATCCAGAAGTGCACCACTGACTTTGTATTCCTGACCTCCCACCTGACTCCGGCTGTGGATGAGCTTCACATTGAGTTTTGCAAGGCTTTACGTGCATATTCCGCCTGCACGCAACGGACGGCGAAGTCCTGCCGCGGGAACCTGGTCTTCCACTCGGCTGTGCTGGGAATCTCTGACCTGATGAGCCAAAGGAATTGTTCCAGAGATGGTCCAACTTCCTCAACGCACCCCGAGATTCAACACGAGCCTTGCAACTACCACAGCCGCACACAGCACGCCCACGCACACTCCCacgtacatgcacacacacattctcaggCTCACAGCCACAGCCATGAGCACGCCCGGCCTGGGTACCTGTTCTGTGGGCTATTTGGGGACCCGCACCTGAGGACATTTAAGGACAGCTTCCAGACTTGTAAGGTGGAGGGAGCGTGGCCGCTGATCGATAACAACTATCTGTCGGTGCAGGTCACTAATGTTCCTGTGGTGCCGGGCTCCAGCGCCACAGCACCCAATAAG atcaccatcatcttcaagCCGTATGAGGGCTGCACAGACCAGAGGGTCTACCAGGCCGTCACAGACAACCTCCCTGCTGCCTTTGACGATGGAACCATCAGCAGTGGAGACCCCATCCACACCTTTGCTGGAGCAGACGGTGCATCTGGGAAGGTCCGGGCTCTGTGGATCTCTGAGCGCAGCCCGGGGCGCCACGTGGAGCTGCACGCTGGCTATATTGGGGTTACTGTAATCGTTCGCCAGCTGGGCCGCTACTTGACCCTCGCTGTGCGTATCCCAGAGGAACTGGCCCGAGCCTATGATGCCACCCAGGACCTGCAGCTCTGTCTGAACGGCTGCCCCAGTGGAGAGCGCATCGACCGGGCGGGGCATCTTCCCCTACCCCTCTCCCCTCCTGCCGTAGGCCTACAGCTCCAGCAGCTGCGCCGGCCTAGTTACTCCTCACAGACACAAGCATTCCCTTTCAATTCCATACAGGTTTTTGGTTTGGAGGTGGCAAAGGAACGCTGTAGGGAGCAGCTGGAGGTTCAGGACATTTACTATCACTCATGCGTATTTGATCTCCTGACCACCGGGGATGCAAACTTCACAGTAGCAGCGTACAGCGCCTTGAAGGACATGGAGAGCCTCCACCCACACCGCGACAGATGGAGGATATACCCCCGTGGTTCTGCCACCCCCACCTTACACTCTCAACCTATGAAACATCTCGCTCTGCTCCTGGCATGTGCTCTGAGCGTGACTTTGAGTTAA
- the lnpep gene encoding leucyl-cystinyl aminopeptidase isoform X1 has product MDPFDNNSTERANLPRNMIENSMFEEEPDVVDLAKEPTAFPTFPSLDPEDVTYEPRSSRLLVRGLGENDMDEDEEDCESSARLLGMSFMNRSSAHRSTSSPYTRQSPPRSCPRPSTRTTVVCVLFLVIVASMTMVLYFLPGCTFTKTGCVKPNKTTPSEPVYPVSTNGELFPWAQYRLPRSIRPLSYDLDLNPKLEDMTFSGRTLIKMSVLHNTKRIVLHSASLNISKATFKLGNGEAKDVTILEYKPRQQIAVKFSDELKAGQFCVLTLDYSASLSHSYSGFYNSSYSDKDGQRRVLAATQFEPLSARKAFPCFDEPDFKATFVIKITRKPNYMALSNMPLAKITQLPNGLMKDEFEKTSVNMSTYLVAFIVANFTPISKNVSETLVSVYSVPEKTEHTDYALDTASKLLEFYNGFFEINYPLKKLDLVAIPDFLAGAMENWGLITFRETSLLVDKLSSPLEKQVVASVVAHELAHQWFGNLVTMSWWNDLWLNEGFATYMQYTSLQAVFPQLDIGNLFLAVRFRALDKDALNSSHAVSTNVNTPEQVEEMFDSVSYEKGASILLMLNAFLPGDQQFRKGIIRYLRQFTGLNTNTDDLWNSLTQVDVSTQHLNVSEMMTSWTSQKGFPLVTVTHKGDEVTVTQEHFLLTSDNATHTSSLWHIPVTYVNDSCSLAPECKQVFTLKTESGSFKQPESVKWLKMNYKNTGFYIVHYGDEGWNAIGQALSNNVSVLTQEDRASLIHNIFALSRLGRVSFDRVLNLLNYISNETETSPVTEALLQLNNILQLLDKRQEQILVARMKNYILQKFGSLMNKQTWEEEENVSKQELRSALLETACSLNEENCVQRAKALFKQYVDSNGTSRIPGDLQQTVFNVAAQSNDDWETLLTAYGQVNYNAEKRKMLRGLASTHDARRIVSILLLSLSGDIIQTQELPLVIYTLCKEIPGYLFAWDFVQEHWDKLIEKFPVGSFPLQAIIKSTTSQFSTQAHFDQVQCFFSGLKERGSQMRSVQEALETIRLNQRWMNKNLSVLRKLL; this is encoded by the exons ATGGATCCATTTGACAACAACAGCACAG AGCGAGCCAACCTGCCGAGGAACATGATTGAGAACAGCATGTTTGAAGAAGAGCCCGATGTTGTGGATTTAGCCAAAGAACCTACTGCATTTCCA ACGTTTCCTAGTCTCGACCCAGAAGATGTGACGTATGAGCCTCGCAGCTCACGGCTGCTTGTGCGAGGCTTGGGAGAGAATGAcatggatgaggatgaagaggattgCGAGTCTTCAGCCCGTCTGTTGGGCATGTCTTTCATGAACCGCAGCTCTGCTCATAGATCCACATCTTCCCCTTACACCAGACAGTCCCCTCCCAG GTCGTGCCCACGACCCTCAACCCGCACCACAGTTGTTTGTGTATTGTTCTTGGTGATAGTGGCATCTATGACCATGGTATTGTATTTCTTACCTGGTTGCACCTTTACTAAG ACGGGCTGTGTTAAGCCAAATAAGACCACTCCATCGGAGCCAGTCTACCCTGTCTCCACAAATGGTGAACTTTTTCCATGGGCACAGTACCGGCTGCCTCGTAGCATCCGTCCTCTCAGCTACGACCTCGACTTGAACCCCAAGCTTGAAGACATGACCTTCTCTGGCCGCACTCTTATCAAAATGTCTGTGCTTCACAACACCAAACGCATTGTCCTGCACAGTGCTAGTCTCAACATTTCCAAAGCAACCTTCAAG ctagGTAATGGGGAGGCCAAAGATGTGACCATACTGGAGTACAAACCCAGACAGCAGATAGCTGTCAAGTTCTCTGATGAGCTGAAGGCAGGCCAGTTCTGTGTTCTGACCTTGGATTATTCAGCCAGCCTCTCACACAGCTATAGTGGTTTCTACAACAGCTCCTACagtgacaaagatggacaaagaCG GGTCTTAGCTGCAACCCAGTTTGAGCCGTTGTCAGCCAGGAAAGCCTTTCCATGCTTCGATGAACCAGACTTTAAAGCCACCTTTGTGATTAAGATCACCAGAAAACCAAACTACATGGCTCTTTCCAACATGCCTTTG GCTAAAATCACACAACTTCCCAATGGCCTCATGAAGGATGAGTTTGAAAAGACCAGTGTCAACATGAGCACCTATCTGGTGGCCTTCATTGTTGCAAACTTCACCCCTATCAGCAAAAATGTGTCTGAAACTTTG gtgtccGTGTACTCTGTACCAGAGAAAACGGAGCACACTGACTATGCTTTGGACACAGCCTCCAAGCTGTTAGAGTTCTACAATGGTTTTTTTGAAATTAACTACCCTCTCAAAAAATTAG ACCTGGTAGCCATCCCAGACTTCCTGGCAGGAGCCATGGAAAACTGGGGCCTCATCACTTTCAGAGAGACCAGCCTGCTGGTTGACAAACTGTCGTCTCCTCTGGAAAAACAAGTAGTTGCCTCGGTCGTAGCACATGAGCTGGCCCATCAG TGGTTTGGGAACCTGGTAACTATGAGCTGGTGGAATGATCTGTGGCTCAATGAAGGCTTTGCCACTTACATGCAGTACACGTCACTTCAGGCAGTGTTTCCTCAGCTGGATATT ggtAATTTATTCTTAGCAGTGCGGTTCAGAGCTTTGGACAAAGATGCATTAAACTCCTCTCATGCTGTGTCTACAAACGTTAATACACCTgaacaggtggaagagatgTTTGACTCTGTCTCGTATGAAAAG GGGGCATCTATTCTCCTTATGCTGAATGCCTTCCTTCCAGGAGACCAACAGTTCAGGAAGGGTATCATTCGGTACCTAAGACAGTTCACTGGATTGAACACAAATACTGACGACTTGTGGAACAGCCTTactcag GTGGATGTCTCCACACAGCACTTGAATGTATCAGAGATGATGACTTCATGGACGTCACAGAAAGGCTTCCCATTGGTCACTGTAACCCACAAGGGAGATGAGGTCACTGTCACACAGGAGCACTTCCTTCTCACGTCCGACAATGCCACACACACTTCTAG CTTGTGGCATATCCCAGTGACGTATGTAAACGACAGCTGTAGTTTGGCCCCTGAGTGTAAACAGGTGTTCACTCTGAAGACCGAGTCAG gttccTTCAAGCAGCCAGAAAGTGTAAAGTGGTTGAAGATGAACTACAAAAACACAGGTTTCTACATTGTCCACTATGGAGACGAGGGATGGAATGCAATCGGACAAGCTTTGTCCAATAATGTCAGTGTTCTGACACAAGAGGACCGTGCTTCACTCATACACAACATCTTTGCTCTCTCCAG ACTGGGACGTGTGTCCTTTGATCGTGTTCTCAACTTGTTGAACTATATATCCAATGAAACTGAGACTTCCCCTGTGACAGAGGCTTTGTTACAGCTTAACAATATCCTCCAACTGCTTGACAAAAGACAGGAGCAAATTCTAGTGGCCCGTATGAAG AATTATATCTTGCAAAAGTTTGGTTCTCTGATGAATAAACAGAcatgggaagaggaggagaatgtGTCCAAGCAGGAGCTGCGCTCAGCCCTGCTGGAGACAGCCTGCAgtctgaatgaagaaaactgtGTTCAGCGTGCCAAGGCCCTGTTCAAACAGTATGTGGACTCTAATGGGACCTCACG GATCCCAGGTGATCTGCAGCAAACTGTATTCAACGTGGCTGCTCAGTCAAATGACGATTGGGAGACTTTGCTCACAGCGTATGGACAAGTTAACTATAATGCAGAGAAGCGCAAAATGCTGCGAGGCCTGGCCTCTACTCATGACGCACGGCGTATAGTATC AATTCTGCTGTTAAGTCTGAGTGGAGACATCATCCAAACGCAGGAGCTGCCTTTGGTCATTTACACTCTGTGCAAAGAAATACCAGGCTACTTATTTGCCTGGGATTTTGTACAAGAGCACTGGGACAAGCTCATAGAGAA GTTCCCTGTGGGCTCCTTTCCCCTTCAGGCAATCATCAAGTCTACAACCTCCCAGTTCTCAACACAGGCGCACTTTGATCAA GTGCAGTGTTTCTTCTCAGGTCTGAAGGAGCGTGGCTCTCAGATGAGGAGCGTGCAAGAGGCTCTGGAGACCATCAGATTGAACCAGCGCTGGATGAACAAGAACCTGTCTGTTCTTCGAAAATTGCTTTAA
- the lnpep gene encoding leucyl-cystinyl aminopeptidase isoform X2, which translates to MDEDEEDCESSARLLGMSFMNRSSAHRSTSSPYTRQSPPRSCPRPSTRTTVVCVLFLVIVASMTMVLYFLPGCTFTKTGCVKPNKTTPSEPVYPVSTNGELFPWAQYRLPRSIRPLSYDLDLNPKLEDMTFSGRTLIKMSVLHNTKRIVLHSASLNISKATFKLGNGEAKDVTILEYKPRQQIAVKFSDELKAGQFCVLTLDYSASLSHSYSGFYNSSYSDKDGQRRVLAATQFEPLSARKAFPCFDEPDFKATFVIKITRKPNYMALSNMPLAKITQLPNGLMKDEFEKTSVNMSTYLVAFIVANFTPISKNVSETLVSVYSVPEKTEHTDYALDTASKLLEFYNGFFEINYPLKKLDLVAIPDFLAGAMENWGLITFRETSLLVDKLSSPLEKQVVASVVAHELAHQWFGNLVTMSWWNDLWLNEGFATYMQYTSLQAVFPQLDIGNLFLAVRFRALDKDALNSSHAVSTNVNTPEQVEEMFDSVSYEKGASILLMLNAFLPGDQQFRKGIIRYLRQFTGLNTNTDDLWNSLTQVDVSTQHLNVSEMMTSWTSQKGFPLVTVTHKGDEVTVTQEHFLLTSDNATHTSSLWHIPVTYVNDSCSLAPECKQVFTLKTESGSFKQPESVKWLKMNYKNTGFYIVHYGDEGWNAIGQALSNNVSVLTQEDRASLIHNIFALSRLGRVSFDRVLNLLNYISNETETSPVTEALLQLNNILQLLDKRQEQILVARMKNYILQKFGSLMNKQTWEEEENVSKQELRSALLETACSLNEENCVQRAKALFKQYVDSNGTSRIPGDLQQTVFNVAAQSNDDWETLLTAYGQVNYNAEKRKMLRGLASTHDARRIVSILLLSLSGDIIQTQELPLVIYTLCKEIPGYLFAWDFVQEHWDKLIEKFPVGSFPLQAIIKSTTSQFSTQAHFDQVQCFFSGLKERGSQMRSVQEALETIRLNQRWMNKNLSVLRKLL; encoded by the exons atggatgaggatgaagaggattgCGAGTCTTCAGCCCGTCTGTTGGGCATGTCTTTCATGAACCGCAGCTCTGCTCATAGATCCACATCTTCCCCTTACACCAGACAGTCCCCTCCCAG GTCGTGCCCACGACCCTCAACCCGCACCACAGTTGTTTGTGTATTGTTCTTGGTGATAGTGGCATCTATGACCATGGTATTGTATTTCTTACCTGGTTGCACCTTTACTAAG ACGGGCTGTGTTAAGCCAAATAAGACCACTCCATCGGAGCCAGTCTACCCTGTCTCCACAAATGGTGAACTTTTTCCATGGGCACAGTACCGGCTGCCTCGTAGCATCCGTCCTCTCAGCTACGACCTCGACTTGAACCCCAAGCTTGAAGACATGACCTTCTCTGGCCGCACTCTTATCAAAATGTCTGTGCTTCACAACACCAAACGCATTGTCCTGCACAGTGCTAGTCTCAACATTTCCAAAGCAACCTTCAAG ctagGTAATGGGGAGGCCAAAGATGTGACCATACTGGAGTACAAACCCAGACAGCAGATAGCTGTCAAGTTCTCTGATGAGCTGAAGGCAGGCCAGTTCTGTGTTCTGACCTTGGATTATTCAGCCAGCCTCTCACACAGCTATAGTGGTTTCTACAACAGCTCCTACagtgacaaagatggacaaagaCG GGTCTTAGCTGCAACCCAGTTTGAGCCGTTGTCAGCCAGGAAAGCCTTTCCATGCTTCGATGAACCAGACTTTAAAGCCACCTTTGTGATTAAGATCACCAGAAAACCAAACTACATGGCTCTTTCCAACATGCCTTTG GCTAAAATCACACAACTTCCCAATGGCCTCATGAAGGATGAGTTTGAAAAGACCAGTGTCAACATGAGCACCTATCTGGTGGCCTTCATTGTTGCAAACTTCACCCCTATCAGCAAAAATGTGTCTGAAACTTTG gtgtccGTGTACTCTGTACCAGAGAAAACGGAGCACACTGACTATGCTTTGGACACAGCCTCCAAGCTGTTAGAGTTCTACAATGGTTTTTTTGAAATTAACTACCCTCTCAAAAAATTAG ACCTGGTAGCCATCCCAGACTTCCTGGCAGGAGCCATGGAAAACTGGGGCCTCATCACTTTCAGAGAGACCAGCCTGCTGGTTGACAAACTGTCGTCTCCTCTGGAAAAACAAGTAGTTGCCTCGGTCGTAGCACATGAGCTGGCCCATCAG TGGTTTGGGAACCTGGTAACTATGAGCTGGTGGAATGATCTGTGGCTCAATGAAGGCTTTGCCACTTACATGCAGTACACGTCACTTCAGGCAGTGTTTCCTCAGCTGGATATT ggtAATTTATTCTTAGCAGTGCGGTTCAGAGCTTTGGACAAAGATGCATTAAACTCCTCTCATGCTGTGTCTACAAACGTTAATACACCTgaacaggtggaagagatgTTTGACTCTGTCTCGTATGAAAAG GGGGCATCTATTCTCCTTATGCTGAATGCCTTCCTTCCAGGAGACCAACAGTTCAGGAAGGGTATCATTCGGTACCTAAGACAGTTCACTGGATTGAACACAAATACTGACGACTTGTGGAACAGCCTTactcag GTGGATGTCTCCACACAGCACTTGAATGTATCAGAGATGATGACTTCATGGACGTCACAGAAAGGCTTCCCATTGGTCACTGTAACCCACAAGGGAGATGAGGTCACTGTCACACAGGAGCACTTCCTTCTCACGTCCGACAATGCCACACACACTTCTAG CTTGTGGCATATCCCAGTGACGTATGTAAACGACAGCTGTAGTTTGGCCCCTGAGTGTAAACAGGTGTTCACTCTGAAGACCGAGTCAG gttccTTCAAGCAGCCAGAAAGTGTAAAGTGGTTGAAGATGAACTACAAAAACACAGGTTTCTACATTGTCCACTATGGAGACGAGGGATGGAATGCAATCGGACAAGCTTTGTCCAATAATGTCAGTGTTCTGACACAAGAGGACCGTGCTTCACTCATACACAACATCTTTGCTCTCTCCAG ACTGGGACGTGTGTCCTTTGATCGTGTTCTCAACTTGTTGAACTATATATCCAATGAAACTGAGACTTCCCCTGTGACAGAGGCTTTGTTACAGCTTAACAATATCCTCCAACTGCTTGACAAAAGACAGGAGCAAATTCTAGTGGCCCGTATGAAG AATTATATCTTGCAAAAGTTTGGTTCTCTGATGAATAAACAGAcatgggaagaggaggagaatgtGTCCAAGCAGGAGCTGCGCTCAGCCCTGCTGGAGACAGCCTGCAgtctgaatgaagaaaactgtGTTCAGCGTGCCAAGGCCCTGTTCAAACAGTATGTGGACTCTAATGGGACCTCACG GATCCCAGGTGATCTGCAGCAAACTGTATTCAACGTGGCTGCTCAGTCAAATGACGATTGGGAGACTTTGCTCACAGCGTATGGACAAGTTAACTATAATGCAGAGAAGCGCAAAATGCTGCGAGGCCTGGCCTCTACTCATGACGCACGGCGTATAGTATC AATTCTGCTGTTAAGTCTGAGTGGAGACATCATCCAAACGCAGGAGCTGCCTTTGGTCATTTACACTCTGTGCAAAGAAATACCAGGCTACTTATTTGCCTGGGATTTTGTACAAGAGCACTGGGACAAGCTCATAGAGAA GTTCCCTGTGGGCTCCTTTCCCCTTCAGGCAATCATCAAGTCTACAACCTCCCAGTTCTCAACACAGGCGCACTTTGATCAA GTGCAGTGTTTCTTCTCAGGTCTGAAGGAGCGTGGCTCTCAGATGAGGAGCGTGCAAGAGGCTCTGGAGACCATCAGATTGAACCAGCGCTGGATGAACAAGAACCTGTCTGTTCTTCGAAAATTGCTTTAA